The Rhinoderma darwinii isolate aRhiDar2 chromosome 11, aRhiDar2.hap1, whole genome shotgun sequence genome window below encodes:
- the LOC142663072 gene encoding histone H3, with translation MARTKQTARKSTGGKAPRKQLATKAARKSAPATGGVKKPHRYRPGTVALREIRRYQKSTELLIRKLPFQRLVREIAQDFKTDLRFQSSAVMALQEASEAYLVGLFEDTNLCAIHAKRVTIMPKDIQLARRIRGERA, from the coding sequence ATGGCCAGAACAAAGCAGACTGCGCGTAAATCCACCGGCGGGAAAGCGCCCCGCAAGCAGCTGGCTACTAAAGCTGCACGGAAGAGCGCTCCCGCTACCGGCGGAGTGAAGAAGCCTCATCGTTACCGCCCGGGCACAGTCGCTCTCCGTGAAATCCGCCGCTACCAGAAGTCCACCGAGCTTCTTATCCGTAAGCTGCCCTTCCAGCGCCTGGTGCGAGAGATCGCTCAGGACTTCAAGACCGATCTGCGCTTCCAGAGTTCAGCAGTCATGGCTCTGCAGGAGGCCAGCGAGGCTTATCTAGTCGGACTGTTTGAGGATACCAACCTGTGCGCCATCCACGCCAAGAGGGTCACCATCATGCCCAAAGACATTCAACTGGCCCGCAGGATCCGTGGGGAGAGGGCTTAG
- the LOC142663464 gene encoding histone H1.01-like, whose product MAETAPTAAVPPTEPAAKSKKQPKKPAAGGAKKTKKSSGPSVSELIVKAVSASKERSGVSLAALKKALAAGGYDVDKNNSRLKMALKTLVTKETLLQVKGSGASGSFKLNKKQLETKDKAVKKKPAAAAKSPKKTPAKRPAAAKKVAKSPKKPKPAPKKITKSPAKKAAKSPAKKAAKSPAKKAAKSPAKKAAKSPAKKASKSRKTVTKK is encoded by the coding sequence ATGGCAGAGACCGCACCAACCGCCGCTGTTCCTCCCACCGAGCCGGCCGCCAAATCCAAGAAGCAGCcgaaaaaacctgcagcagggGGCGCCAAGAAAACCAAGAAATCTTCCGGTCCCAGCGTGTCCGAGCTCATCGTGAAAGCCGTGTCCGCCTCCAAAGAGCGCAGTGGGGTGTCTCTGGCCGCCCTGAAGAAGGCTCTGGCTGCTGGAGGATACGATGTAGACAAGAACAACAGCCGCCTGAAGATGGCGCTCAAGACTCTGGTGACCAAGGAAACCCTGCTCCAGGTGAAAGGCAGCGGCGCCTCCGGCTCCTTCAAGCTGAACAAGAAGCAGCTGGAGACTAAGGACAAAGCGGTCAAGAAGAAGCCGGCGGCTGCTGCCAAATCCCCGAAGAAGACTCCGGCCAAGAGGCCTGCCGCTGCCAAGAAGGTGGCGAAGAGCCCCAAGAAGCCAAAACCTGCCCCCAAGAAAATAACAAAGAGCCCAGCaaagaaagctgccaagagtccggctaagaaagctgccaagagtccggctaagaaagctgccaagagtccggctaagaaagctgccaagagtccggctaagaaggCGTCTAAGTCCAGGAAGACCGTGACGAAGAAATAA